Genomic segment of Kibdelosporangium phytohabitans:
TCCGGCCGATGATCTCGGTCTTCGCCCCGCAGGCGCCGGGACGCCCGGCGCCCCGGATCTGGAACGAGCAACTGATTCGCTATGCGGCGTACCCGAAGAAGGACGGTGGTGTGCTTGGTGATCCCCGCTACCTGGGTTTCACCGACTCGGTGGTGAAACTCGGCTGGCGGCCGGCCGAACCACGCGGCGCGTTCGACGTGTTACCGCTCGTGATCGAGACAACCGAGGCCGGTGTCCAGCTGTACGAGTTACCGGCCGACGCGCTCCAGGAGGTGGCTATCACCCACCCTGACCTGCCGTGGCTGGCCGAACTCGGGCTGCGCTGGCACGCGGTCCCCGTCATCAGCAGCATGCGGCTCGTCATCGGTGGAGTCTCCTATCCCGCCGCGCCGTTCAACGGCTGGTACATGGGGACCGAGATCGGCGCGCGCAACCTCGCCGACATCGAACGCTATGACCTGCTTCCCGAGGTCGCCCGCAGGCTGGAGCTGGATACCAGCAGCGAGACGACGTTGTGGCGGGACCGTGCGATGGTGGAGCTCAACCGGGCCGTCCTGCACTCGTATGCCGCGGCGGATGTCACCATCACCGATCACCACACGGAATCCGGCCGGTTCATCAAGCATCTGGAGAAAGAACAGCGTGCGGGGCGCACCTGCCCGGCCGACTGGAGTTGGATCGTGCCGCCCATGACCGGTTCACAGACCCCCGTATTCCACCGTTACTACGACATCGAGCAGCTGAGGCCGGAGTTCGTCCTCGATGACGACGCCGCGCGTCGCGGTACCCACGGCGTGTCCATGGCACCTCTCCCCGCCAGTCCGCTCCCGGAGACACCGAGACCCATCTGGCATTACCTGTACGACAACACGACTCGTTCCACCTGACCATGCGTGTCTCCGAGGCCCGGGAAGTGGCCCGGCGATGGACAGAGACCGAAGGCGTCCTGCTTCTGGGGTTCGCGGGTGCCTTCCTCCAGGGTTCAGCGCTGTGGGCGCCGGCGGATGCCGTACACCCAGCGGACTCCGATGTTGACGTGATGATCGCCATCGATGGCGACCCGGCCAGACTTCCACCAGGGAAGTTCCGGTACGGGGGTGTTCTGCTGGAGGTGTCGGCGATGAGCACGAGCCGGCTCAGCTCGCCGGAAGCCGTCCTGAGCGACTACCACCTGGCCGGAAACCTGCACCTGCCTGGCATCCTCGCCGATCCGACCGGCCACCTGACCGCGTTGCACACGGAGGTGGCCCGGCGTTTTGGCGACAACGAGTGGATCCAAGCCCGCTGCACGGACGCCATGAACCGAATCCGCGACCGTCTCACCACAATGGACACCACCGCACCACTGCCCGGCCAAGTGACGAACTGGCTGTTCGGCACAGGCGTGACAACACACGTGTTACTGGTCGCAGCCCTGCGAAACCCGACCATCCGACGCAGGTACACCGCAGTCCGAGAGCTACTGCGAGAAAACGACAAACTCGACTACCACGAACACCTCCTGCACCGTCTCGGCTCAGCAAACCTGACCCAAGGCCAGGTCACCGATCACCTGAACGCACTGACAACCGTGTTCGACGCGGCCACAGCCGTAACAGCGGACTACAGATTCGCTTCCGACATAACGGAAAGTGCCCGCCCCACCGGCATTGACGCCTCCCACGACTCGATCGCGGCAGGCCTGCACCGTGAAGCCGTCTTCTGGATCGTGGCGACCTACTGTCGCTGCCTGACCAAACTTTCCCTGGCAGACAGACCAATCGACCACCGCCTGAATGCCTTCCACGCCCTGTTGGCAGATCTGGGCGCGCTCACTGCCGACGACCGCCGCAAGAAGGCCGACTGGGTCCTCGCCGACCTACC
This window contains:
- a CDS encoding nitric oxide synthase oxygenase — translated: MDPAAAAEFLQQFHAENPSAGDVDRRVAWVMAEIDLTGTYQHTTAELAYGAQLAWRNSARCIGRLYWRSLRVRDLRAIRAADDIAEHCVRHLRQAWNGGKIRPMISVFAPQAPGRPAPRIWNEQLIRYAAYPKKDGGVLGDPRYLGFTDSVVKLGWRPAEPRGAFDVLPLVIETTEAGVQLYELPADALQEVAITHPDLPWLAELGLRWHAVPVISSMRLVIGGVSYPAAPFNGWYMGTEIGARNLADIERYDLLPEVARRLELDTSSETTLWRDRAMVELNRAVLHSYAAADVTITDHHTESGRFIKHLEKEQRAGRTCPADWSWIVPPMTGSQTPVFHRYYDIEQLRPEFVLDDDAARRGTHGVSMAPLPASPLPETPRPIWHYLYDNTTRST